In one window of Helianthus annuus cultivar XRQ/B chromosome 17, HanXRQr2.0-SUNRISE, whole genome shotgun sequence DNA:
- the LOC110922617 gene encoding receptor protein kinase TMK1, whose protein sequence is MKKTHLPFLLLTFTLSLTTVHSQSNDSDVMQTLKHNLDPSTTPNWSDPNPCNWVYVTCSKDNRVTGIQANGLNLKGSLPQTLNNLTQLQLLELQFNQLSGPLPSLTGLTQLQNLFINNNNFTSIPNDFFDGMSSLQNVYLDYNAFDSWSIPHSLKIASNLHIFSATATNLTGKIPDFFGNDTFTGLVTLRLALNCLEGGLPNTFSGSLIQSLWLNGQQSLHRLNGSVGVLQNMTQLTEVWLHGNLFSGPLPQLWGLNKLQSLSLSNNSLTGTVPHSLTGLQSLKVLNLSNNMFQGPMPKFDKSVSVDMTGIGSFCLQEPGVECDSRVNLLVAVAESVGYPQLFAEKWKGNDPCNLWLGITCSSSGEITVVNFRKMGLTGTISTNFSSIMSLQRLILADNNLTGVIPNELKDLPHLVEIDVSNNQLYGKVPSFKENVTVVSDGNPKMETDGPTATPVSPSGGDQRPKGNGGGGGNGGGDRGSDSGGGGGRGRGRSNTGIFVGCFIGGVGTVLLMALLAYCVYKLKTKLKVNRSRSPVNHSTVVVHPRHSGSDGDGVKITIDDACTDNRSQEINSMSSSGPSDNAIEVGNLLISIQVLKSVTNNFSPSNILGRGGFGTVYKGELHDGTKIAVKRMELSITNEKGLFEFQSEISVLTKVRHRHLVALLGYCLDGNERLLVLEYMPQGALSRFLFNWESEDLKPLDWTTRLVIALDVAKGVEYLHGLAQQSFIHRDLKPSNILLGDDMRAKVGDFGLVRLAPDGKVSLVTQLAGTFGYLAPEYAVAGRVTTKIDVFSFGVILMELITGRKALEETQPEDSVHLVQWFKKMHINKATFRKAIDPCLEPFLDETALASVTMVAELAGHCCAREPYQRPDMSHAVNVLSSLTDLWKPTESDQDDIYGIDLDTPLPQVVKRWQAMDNESGRTDNTRSSLTSLAYAHHDPMASTINSDGENRF, encoded by the exons ATGAAGAAAACCCATCTTCCATTCCTCTTATTAACATTCACTCTTTCACTCACAACCGTCCACTCGCAGTCGAACGATTCCGACGTAATGCAGACCCTAAAACACAATCTCGACCCATCAACCACACCCAATTGGTCCGACCCGAATCCATGCAACTGGGTCTACGTAACCTGCTCCAAAGACAACCGGGTCACCGGCATTCAAGCCAATGGTCTCAACCTTAAAGGCTCATTACCTCAAACCCTCAACAATCTCACTCAACTCCAACTCTTAGAGCTCCAATTCAACCAACTCAGTGGCCCATTACCGAGTCTCACCGGGTTAACTCAGCTCCAGAACCtcttcatcaacaacaacaatttcACCTCAATTCCCAACGATTTTTTCGACGGTATGTCTTCGTTACAGAATGTTTATCTTGATTACAATGCCTTTGATTCTTGGTCTATTCCTCATAGTTTAAAGATTGCTTCCAATTTGCATATATTTTCTGCTACTGCCACTAATTTAACTGGGAAAATACCTGATTTTTTTGGGAATGATACGTTTACCGGGTTGGTTACGCTTCGGTTAGCTTTGAATTGTTTAGAAGGGGGGTTGCCCAATACGTTTTCGGGTTCTTTGATTCAGAGTTTGTGGTTAAATGGGCAGCAGAGTTTGCATAGGTTGAATGGTAGTGTTGGTGTTTTACAGAACATGACACAGTTGACCGAAGTTTGGCTTCATGGGAATTTGTTTTCGGGTCCGTTGCCGCAGTTATGGGGGTTGAATAAGTTGCAGAGTTTGAGTTTAAGTAATAATAGTTTAACCGGCACTGTTCCACATTCGTTAACTGGTTTGCAGTCTTTAAAAGTTTTGAACTTGAGTAATAATATGTTTCAAGGGCCAATGCCGAAGTTTGATAAGTCGGTTTCGGTTGATATGACTGGGATTGGTAGTTTTTGTTTGCAAGAACCGGGGGTCGAGTGTGATTCGCGTGTTAATTTGTTGGTTGCGGTTGCGGAGTCTGTTGGGTATCCGCAACTTTTTGCTGAGAAGTGGAAGGGGAATGATCCGTGTAACTTGTGGTTGGGGATCACTTGTTCGAGTAGCGGGGAGATTACGGTTGTTAATTTTAGAAAAATGGGGCTTACGGGTACTATTTCGACGAATTTTTCGTCGATTATGTCGCTGCAAAGGTTGATTCTTGCGGATAATAATCTTACGGGTGTTATACCTAACGAGCTTAAAGATTTGCCTCATCTTGTGGAGATAGATGTTTCGAACAATCAACTTTATGGTAAAGTTCCAAGCTTTAAGGAGAACGTTACGGTGGTAAGTGACGGGAATCCGAAGATGGAGACAGACGGTCCCACTGCAACGCCGGTTTCACCCTCTGGCGGTGATCAAAGACCGAAAggtaatggtggtggtggtggcaatgGTGGTGGTGATCGAGGCAGTGatagtggtggcggtggtggtcgtggtcgtggtcgtTCAAATACGGGGATTTTTGTAGGATGTTTTATTGGCGGAGTTGGTACCGTCTTGCTAATGGCATTGCTAGCATATTGTGTTTACAAACTCAAAACCAAACTTAAAGTTAACCGTTCGCGTAGTCCGGTTAATCATAGTACAGTGGTGGTACACCCCCGCCACTCGGGTTCTGACGGTGACGGGGTTAAGATCACGATTGATGATGCGTGCACGGATAACCGGTCCCAGGAGATAAACAGTATGTCGAGTAGCGGACCGAGTGACAACGCAATCGAAGTCGGGAATCTGTTAATTTCAATCCAAGTACTTAAAAGCGTCACGAACAATTTCAGCCCGAGTAACATACTAGGGAGAGGCGGGTTTGGAACAGTTTACAAAGGCGAGTTGCATGACGGAACTAAAATCGCGGTCAAACGAATGGAATTGAGCATCACGAATGAGAAAGGGTTATTCGAATTTCAGTCCGAAATCTCGGTTCTTACCAAGGTTAGACATCGACATTTAGTTGCGCTTTTAGGGTATTGTTTGGATGGAAACGAGCGATTACTCGTGCTTGAATACATGCCTCAAGGGGCACTAAGTCGGTTCTTGTTTAATTGGGAGAGCGAAGATTTGAAGCCTCTTGATTGGACTACGAGATTGGTGATTGCTTTAGATGTGGCAAAGGGGGTTGAATATTTGCATGGTTTAGCACAACAAAGTTTCATTCATCGCGATCTTAAACCGTCTAATATTCTTCTTGGTGATGATATGCGGGCTAAAGTCGGGGATTTCGGGCTTGTTCGGCTCGCTCCGGATGGTAAAGTTTCACTTGTTACACAATTGGCAGGAACATTTGGGTATCTTGCACCAGAATATGCAG TTGCGGGCCGAGTGACTACCAAGATCGACGTGTTCAGTTTCGGGGTGATTCTAATGGAATTAATCACAGGAAGAAAAGCATTGGAAGAAACCCAACCAGAAGACAGTGTTCATCTGGTTCAATGGTTTAAAAAAATGCACATAAACAAGGCCACCTTTAGAAAAGCCATTGACCCGTGTCTTGAACCATTTCTCGATGAAACAGCGTTAGCCAGTGTGACCATGGTAGCTGAGTTAGCCGGCCATTGCTGTGCCCGTGAACCGTACCAGAGACCAGACATGAGTCATGCGGTCAATGTGTTATCGTCTCTTACCGACCTTTGGAAACCAACTGAATCAGACCAGGATGATATTTATGGAATTGACCTTGACACGCCTTTGCCTCAGGTGGTTAAGAGATGGCAGGCCATGGATAACGAGTCTGGGCGCACCGACAACACACGATCGAGCCTGACCTCTTTAGCCTACGCGCACCATGATCCTATGGCATCAACCATCAATTCTGATGGCGAGAATCGGTTTTGA